From Loxodonta africana isolate mLoxAfr1 chromosome 2, mLoxAfr1.hap2, whole genome shotgun sequence, the proteins below share one genomic window:
- the IRX1 gene encoding iroquois-class homeodomain protein IRX-1, translating into MSFPQLGYPQYLSAAGPGAYGGERPGVLAAAAAAAAASSGRPGTAELGAGAGAAAVTSVLGMYAAAGPYAGTPNYSAFLPYAADLSLFSQMGSQYELKDNPGVHPATFAAHTAPAYYPYGQFQYGDPGRPKNATRESTSTLKAWLNEHRKNPYPTKGEKIMLAIITKMTLTQVSTWFANARRRLKKENKVTWGARSKDQEDGALFGSDTEGDPEKAEDDEEIDLESIDIDKIDEHDGDQSNEDDEDKAEAPRTPAAPTPLSRDQGSPLAAADALKPQDSPLGLAKEAPEPGSTRLLSPGASAGLQGAPHSKPKIWSLAETATSPDGVPKASPPPPAGHHGTHGPPAGAPLQHPALLPSHGLYTCHIGKFSNWTNGAFLAQGSLLNMRSFLGVGSPHTAPHGPHLPAPPPPQPPISLAAGALHGDKASARNSPTLPERDLVPRPDSPAQQLKSPFQPVRDNSLAPQEGTPRILAALPSA; encoded by the exons ATGTCCTTCCCGCAGCTGGGCTACCCGCAGTACCTGAGCGCCGCGGGGCCTGGCGCCTACGGCGGCGAGCGCCCGGGGGTGCtggctgccgccgccgccgccgccgccgcctcgtcGGGCCGGCCCGGGACGGCGGAGCTGGGCGCGGGCGCGGGGGCGGCCGCCGTCACCTCGGTGCTGGGCATGTACGCGGCGGCCGGGCCGTACGCGGGCACGCCCAACTACAGCGCCTTCCTGCCCTACGCCGCCGACCTCAGCCTCTTCTCGCAGATG GGCTCACAGTATGAACTCAAGGACAACCCCGGGGTGCACCCTGCCACCTTCGCAGCCCACACGGCGCCGGCCTATTACCCCTACGGCCAGTTTCAGTACGGGGACCCCGGGCGGCCCAAGAACGCCACGCGCGAGAGCACCAGCACGCTCAAGGCCTGGCTCAATGAGCATCGCAAGAACCCCTACCCCACCAAGGGTGAGAAGATCATGCTGGCCATCATCACCAAGATGACCCTCACTCAGGTCTCCACTTGGTTCGCCAACGCGCGCCGGCGCCTTAAGAAGGAGAATAAAGTGACGTGGGGCGCGCGCAGCAAGGATCAGGAGGACGGCGCCCTTTTCGGCAGCGACACTGAGGGCGACCCCGAGAAGGCCGAGGACGACGAGGAGATCGATCTGGAGAGCATCGACATCGACAAGATCGACGAGCACGACGGCGACCAGAGCAACGAAGACGACGAGGACAAGGCCGAGGCGCCGCGCACACCCGCCGCACCCACCCCGCTCTCCCGGGACCAGGGCTCGCCGCTGGCGGCCGCCGACGCGCTCAAGCCGCAGGACTCGCCGCTGGGCCTGGCCAAGGAGGCCCCCGAGCCTGGCAGCACGCGCCTGCTGAGCCCCGGCGCCTCGGCGGGCCTTCAGGGCGCGCCTCACAGCAAGCCCAAGATCTGGTCCTTGGCCGAGACGGCCACGAGCCCCGACGGCGTACCCAAGGcctcgccgccgccgcctgcCGGCCACCACGGCACACACGGGCCGCCGGCCGGCGCGCCGCTGCAGCACCCCGCCTTGCTTCCCAGCCACGGACTGTACACCTGCCACATCGGCAAGTTCTCCAACTGGACCAACGGCGCCTTCCTCGCTCAGGGCTCGCTGCTCAACATGCGCTCCTTCCTGGGCGTTGGCTCGCCCCACACCGCGCCCCACGGCCCACACTTGCCCGCGCCACCGCCGCCGCAGCCGCCCATCTCCTTGGCCGCTGGGGCGCTGCACGGCGACAAGGCCTCGGCCCGCAACAGCCCCACACTACCAG AGAGAGACCTTGTCCCCAGGCCAGACTCTCCAGCACAGCAGTTAAAGTCGCCCTT